From a single Vitis riparia cultivar Riparia Gloire de Montpellier isolate 1030 unplaced genomic scaffold, EGFV_Vit.rip_1.0 scaffold782_pilon_pilon, whole genome shotgun sequence genomic region:
- the LOC117910577 gene encoding disease resistance protein RGA2-like isoform X1, producing the protein MADALVSIVLERLASVLEQQIHQQVTLVVGVESEVDNLNRNLQTIRAVLANAEKRQFSEEVVKLWIERLEDISYQMDDVVDGWNTALLKLQIAAENPGIPKPKISSCLPSPFVCFKQVSLRHDIALQIKDINKQLHAIANERHQFKFVSSSTIQQPQSRITSTIQQPQSRNTSSVIDVSQFCGRDADIDVIIDKLLGGSSQEGSSLYIISIVGMGGIGKTTLAQLAINDDRVKAYFHERMWVCVSDPFDPMRISRAILEALRKESSGFENLEALQQIIRTLIADKKFLLVLDDVWTENYILWEQVESSLKGGAPGSRILVTTRNENVSTMMGTAYKHPLGELSKELCWSLFSNIAFKGRRREEVEELENIGRKIADKCRGLPLAAKVLGGLMRLKGDKEEDWESILNNEIWQLDVIEERLSPYLLLSYYDLSPAVKRCFSYCAVFPKDQIIEKDRLIKLWMANGYLNSRESMEMEKTGRDYFEDLVSRSLFQDFDRDDEGNIISCKMHDIVHDLAQYLTKNECFILEIDEENKVRMASSFQKARHATLIGKPGAQFPSTFHNLKYLHTLLAAWVVDFNTTAQLPPNLFKHLVCLRALDLSGNHFVGELPRNLGKLIHLRFLDLSYHSFDGEFPETICDLYNLQTLILSNLIVKLPRGMRKLINLRHLEWDSSSQVLELPKGIGRLTSLRTLPAFPITFRRDACKIGELKNLNSLRGGLVINGIGDFEDAEEAGKAELKNKKHLHHLELSSFGGLASAASKGVVEALQPHQNLKSLKISYYFAATEFPSWIAASSLPQLKKLEIVSCTQVTCLPPLGELPLLEILIIEGMDRLKYVGGEFLGSLPTAFPVLKHLSFKQMFEWEKWEVKGEEEERRSVMPYLHSLTTYNCRKLESLPERLLQITTLQKLSIHLSPATEFPGWIAASSLAQLKKLEIVRCAQVTCLPPLGELPLLESLRIEDMDRLKYVGGEFLGSSTTAFPRLKLLRFNDMEEWEKWEVKEEDDEEEGRSVMPHLHSLTTYKCPKLESLPERLLQITSLQELNIIGSPTLQDRYHEETGEDWSKISHIQRVLAGNEEFDCEFRRFSDESM; encoded by the exons ATGGCGGATGCTCTTGTTTCTATCGTGCTGGAGCGATTGGCTTCAGTCTTGGAACAACAGATTCATCAACAAGTTACACTGGTGGTGGGTGTCGAAAGCGAGGTGGACAACCTAAATCGCAATCTCCAGACCATCAGAGCTGTTCTTGCAAACGCAGAGAAGAGACAGTTCAGCGAAGAAGTTGTAAAACTTTGGATAGAAAGGCTCGAGGACATCTCCTACCAGATGGATGACGTGGTGGATGGGTGGAACACTGCTCTTCTCAAATTACAGATTGCAGCTGAAAACCCTGGCATCCCTAAGCCCAAGATAAGTTCCTGCCTTCCCTCCCCTTTTGTTTGCTTCAAACAAGTTTCTTTGCGCCATGATATTGCTCTTCAGATTAAGGACATAAACAAACAACTACATGCCATTGCAAATGAGAGACATCAGTTCAAATTTGTGTCAAGTAGTACCATCCAGCAACCACAGAGTCGTATCACTAGTACCATCCAGCAACCACAGAGTCGTAACACCAGTTCTGTAATTGATGTTAGCCAGTTCTGCGGTCGGGATGCAGATATAGACGTTATAATAGACAAGCTGTTGGGTGGGAGTTCCCAAGAAGGCTCCTCCCTCTACATCATCTCCATAGTTGGGATGGGAGGGATCGGCAAAACAACTCTTGCTCAATTAGCAATCAATGACGATAGGGTGAAGGCCTATTTCCATGAAAGGATGTGGGTCTGTGTGTCTGATCCTTTTGACCCAATGAGGATTTCTAGGGCTATTCTTGAAGCCCTCCGGAAAGAGTCTTCTGGTTTCGAAAATCTGGAAGCTTTACAACAAATAATTCGCACACTTATTGCCGATAAGAAGTTCCTACTTGTGCTAGATGATGTTTGGACTGAAAACTATATATTGTGGGAACAAGTAGAGAGTTCTCTCAAGGGTGGGGCACCGGGAAGTAGAATTTTGGTGACCACACGAAACGAAAACGTTTCTACAATGATGGGAACCGCGTACAAGCACCCCTTGGGAGAATTGTCCAAGGAGCTATGTTGGTCATTGTTCAGTAACATAGCCTTTAAAGGAAGGAGGagagaagaagttgaagaactAGAAAACATTGGCAGGAAAATAGCAGACAAGTGTAGGGGCTTGCCTCTTGCTGCAAAAGTTTTAGGGGGTCTCATGCGCTTAAAAGGTGATAAAGAAGAAGATTGGGAGAGTATTTTGAATAATGAAATATGGCAACTTGATGTGATTGAGGAACGTCTTTCCCCTTATTTATTGTTGAGTTATTATGATTTATCCCCTGCTGTTAAACGCTGCTTCTCATATTGTGCTGTCTTCCCAAAAGATCAAATCATTGAGAAAGATAGATTGATCAAGTTGTGGATGGCAAATGGCTATCTCAATTCTAGAGAAAGTATGGAGATGGAGAAAACGGGTCGAGACTACTTCGAAGACTTGGTGTCACGGTCACTTTTCCAAGATTTTGATAGAGATGACGAGGGCAACATAATATCGTGCAAGATGCATGATATAGTGCATGATCTTGCCCAATATTTGACCAAGAATGAATGCTTCATTCTGGAGATTGATGAGGAAAACAAAGTGAGGATGGCTTCCTCCTTCCAAAAGGCTCGTCATGCAACCTTAATTGGCAAACCAGGGGCCCAATTTCCTAGCACTTTCCATAATTTGAAATATCTGCACACATTGTTAGCTGCATGGGTGGTCGATTTTAACACTACTGCTCAACTCCCACCTAATTTATTCAAACATTTGGTATGCCTTAGGGCATTAGACTTAAGTGGGAATCATTTTGTTGGGGAACTGCCGAGGAACTTGGGGAAATTGATACATCTGAGGTTCCTTGATCTATCATATCATTCGTTTGACGGGGAATTTCCAGAAACAATTTGTGATCTATATAATTTGCAAACtttaattctttcaaatttgatagTAAAACTACCTCGTGGGATGAGAAAACTAATTAACCTGAGACATCTTGAATGGGACAGCAGCAGTCAAGTATTGGAGTTGCCAAAAGGAATCGGGAGATTGACCTCACTTCGGACATTACCTGCGTTTCCTATAACTTTTAGACGTGATGCATGCAAAATAGGAGAACTGAAAAACTTAAACAGCCTCAGGGGAGGTCTTGTGATAAATGGGATAGGTGATTTTGAAGATGCAGAGGAGGCTGGCAAAGCAGAATTGAAGAATAAGAAACACCTCCATCATTTGGAACTAAGTAGCTTTGGGGGGCTTGCCTCAGCTGCTTCAAAAGGTGTGGTTGAAGCTCTACAGCCTCATCAAAACTTGAAGTctctaaaaataagttattactTTGCTGCCACCGAGTTCCCCAGTTGGATAGCGGCCTCATCGTTGCCCCAATTGAAAAAGCTTGAAATTGTGAGTTGCACACAGGTTACATGTTTGCCTCCATTGGGGGAACTACCTCTCCTTGAAATCCTGATAATAGAGGGGATGGATAGACTGAAATACGTGGGTGGTGAGTTTTTGGGATCTTTACCAACTGCATTCCCAGTGCTGAAGCACCTCAGTTTTAAACAAATGTTTGAGTGGGAAAAGTGGGaagtaaaaggagaagaagaagaacggAGGTCAGTAATGCCATATCTCCACTCCTTGACCACATATAACTGCCGCAAGCTGGAAAGCCTGCCCGAGCGCCTTCTCCAGATAACTACACTACAGAAACTGAGTATCCACCTCTCTCCTGCCACCGAGTTCCCCGGTTGGATAGCGGCCTCATCGTTGGCCCAATTGAAAAAGCTTGAAATTGTGCGTTGCGCACAGGTTACATGTTTGCCTCCATTGGGGGAACTACCTCTCCTTGAAAGCCTGAGAATAGAGGATATGGACAGACTGAAATACGTGGGTGGTGAGTTTTTGGGATCTTCAACAACTGCATTCCCAAGGCTGAAGCTCCTCCGTTTTAATGATATGGAAGAGTGGGAGAAGTGGGaagtaaaagaagaagatgacGAAGAAGAAGGGAGGTCAGTAATGCCACATCTCCACTCCTTGACCACATATAAATGCCCCAAGCTGGAAAGCCTGCCCGAGCGCCTTCTCCAGATAACTTCACTACAGGAACTGAATATCATCGGCTCTCCTACTCTGCAAGATCGTTACCATGAGGAAACAGGGGAGGATTGGTCCaaaatatctcacatccagAGAG TG
- the LOC117910577 gene encoding putative disease resistance protein RGA4 isoform X2, producing MDDVVDGWNTALLKLQIGAENPCIPKPKISSCLPSPCVCFKQVLLRCDIGIKIKHIRKQLDAIANERNQFNFVSSSTIQQPHRRMTSSVIDVSQFCGRDADIDVIIDKLLGGSSQESSSLYIISIVGMGGIGKTTLAQLAYNDDRVKAYFHERIWVCVSDPFDPMRISRAILEALRKESSGFHELEDVQQKICTLIADKKFLLVLDDVWTENYELWEQVESSLKGGAPGSRILVTTRNENVSTMMGTTYKHPLGKLSKEQCWSLFSNIALYGRSREKVEELENIGRKIADKCRGLPLAAKVLGSLMRLKDNKEDWESIFNNEIWQLDVIEKHLSTPLLLSYYDLSPAVKRCFSYCAVFPKDQIISKDRLIKLWMANSYLNSRGSIEMEKTGGDYFEDLVSRSLFQDFDRDNEGNIISCKMHDIVHDLAQYLTKNECFILEIDDEKEVRMASSFQKARHATLISTPWAGFPSTIHNLKYLHTLFAARMVNLDSTAQRSPPNLFKHLVCLRALDLSVNNFLEELPMNLGKLIHLRYLNLSNNWSLRELPETICDLYYLQTLDVFGCHLLQKLPQGMRKLINLRHLELYGSEVSELPKGIGRLTSLRTLTRFPIIGDHFRRDVCKIGELKNLNSLRGGLVINGIGDFEDAEEAGKAELKNKKHLHHLELSSFGGLASAASKGVVEALQPHQNLKSLKISYYFAATEFPSWIAASSLPQLKKLEIVSCTQVTCLPPLGELPLLEILIIEGMDRLKYVGGEFLGSLPTAFPVLKHLSFKQMFEWEKWEVKGEEEERRSVMPYLHSLTTYNCRKLESLPERLLQITTLQKLSIHLSPATEFPGWIAASSLAQLKKLEIVRCAQVTCLPPLGELPLLESLRIEDMDRLKYVGGEFLGSSTTAFPRLKLLRFNDMEEWEKWEVKEEDDEEEGRSVMPHLHSLTTYKCPKLESLPERLLQITSLQELNIIGSPTLQDRYHEETGEDWSKISHIQRVLAGNEEFDCEFRRFSDESM from the exons ATGGATGACGTGGTGGATGGGTGGAACACTGCTCTTCTCAAATTACAGATTGGGGCTGAAAACCCTTGCATCCCTAAGCCCAAGATAAGTTCCTGCCTTCCCTCCCCTTGTGTTTGCTTCAAACAAGTTCTTTTGCGCTGTGATATTGGTATTAAGATTAAGCACATAAGAAAACAACTAGATGCCATTGCAAATGAGAGAAATCAGTTCAATTTTGTGTCAAGTAGTACCATCCAGCAACCACATAGACGTATGACCAGTTCTGTAATTGATGTTAGCCAGTTCTGCGGTCGGGATGCAGATATAGATGTTATAATAGACAAGCTGTTGGGTGGGAGTTCCCAAGAAAGCTCCTCCCTCTACATCATCTCCATAGTTGGGATGGGAGGGATCGGCAAAACAACTCTTGCTCAATTAGCATACAATGACGATAGGGTGAAGGCCTATTTCCATGAAAGGATCTGGGTCTGTGTGTCTGATCCTTTTGACCCAATGAGGATTTCTAGGGCTATTCTTGAAGCCCTCCGGAAAGAGTCTTCTGGTTTCCATGAGCTGGAAGATGTACAACAAAAAATTTGCACACTTATTGCCGATAAGAAGTTCCTACTCGTGCTAGATGATGTTTGGACTGAAAACTATGAATTGTGGGAACAAGTAGAGAGTTCTCTCAAGGGTGGGGCACCGGGAAGTAGAATTTTGGTGACCACACGAAACGAAAACGTTTCTACAATGATGGGAACCACGTACAAGCACCCCCTGGGGAAATTGTCCAAGGAGCAATGTTGGTCATTGTTCAGTAACATAGCCCTTTACGGAAGGAGTAGAGAAAAAGTTGAAGAACTAGAAAACATTGGCAGGAAAATAGCAGACAAGTGTAGGGGCTTGCCTCTTGCTGCAAAAGTTTTAGGGAGTCTCATGCGcttaaaagataataaagaaGATTGGGAGAGTATTTTCAATAATGAAATATGGCAACTTGATGTGATTGAGAAACATCTTTCCACTCCTTTATTGTTGAGTTATTATGATTTATCCCCTGCTGTTAAACGCTGCTTCTCATATTGTGCTGTCTTCCCAAAAGATCAAATCATTAGTAAAGATAGATTGATCAAGTTGTGGATGGCAAATAGCTATCTCAATTCTAGAGGAAGCATAGAGATGGAGAAAACAGGTGGAGACTACTTTGAAGACTTGGTGTCACGGTCACTTTTCCAAGATTTTGATAGAGATAATGAGGGCAACATAATATCGTGCAAGATGCATGATATAGTGCATGATCTTGCCCAATATTTGACCAAGAATGAATGCTTCATTCtggagattgatgatgaaaagGAAGTGAGGATGGCTTCCTCCTTCCAAAAGGCTCGTCATGCAACGTTAATTAGCACACCATGGGCTGGATTTCCTAGCACTATCCATAATTTGAAATATCTGCACACATTGTTTGCTGCACGTATGGTCAATTTGGACTCTACTGCTCAACGCTCCCCACCTAATTTATTCAAACATTTGGTATGCCTTAGGGCATTAGACTTGAGTGTGAATAATTTTTTGGAGGAACTGCCGATGAACTTGGGGAAATTGATACATCTGAGGTACCTTAATCTATCAAATAATTGGAGTTTGAGGGAATTGCCCGAAACAATTTGTGATCTATATTATTTGCAAACTTTAGATGTTTTTGGATGTCATCTCCTTCAAAAACTACCTCAGGGGATGCGAAAACTAATTAACCTGAGACATCTTGAATTGTACGGCAGTGAAGTATCGGAGTTGCCAAAAGGAATCGGGAGATTGACCTCACTTCGGACATTAACTAGGTTTCCTATAATTGGAGATCATTTTAGACGTGATGTATGCAAA ATAGGAGAACTGAAAAACTTAAACAGCCTCAGGGGAGGTCTTGTGATAAATGGGATAGGTGATTTTGAAGATGCAGAGGAGGCTGGCAAAGCAGAATTGAAGAATAAGAAACACCTCCATCATTTGGAACTAAGTAGCTTTGGGGGGCTTGCCTCAGCTGCTTCAAAAGGTGTGGTTGAAGCTCTACAGCCTCATCAAAACTTGAAGTctctaaaaataagttattactTTGCTGCCACCGAGTTCCCCAGTTGGATAGCGGCCTCATCGTTGCCCCAATTGAAAAAGCTTGAAATTGTGAGTTGCACACAGGTTACATGTTTGCCTCCATTGGGGGAACTACCTCTCCTTGAAATCCTGATAATAGAGGGGATGGATAGACTGAAATACGTGGGTGGTGAGTTTTTGGGATCTTTACCAACTGCATTCCCAGTGCTGAAGCACCTCAGTTTTAAACAAATGTTTGAGTGGGAAAAGTGGGaagtaaaaggagaagaagaagaacggAGGTCAGTAATGCCATATCTCCACTCCTTGACCACATATAACTGCCGCAAGCTGGAAAGCCTGCCCGAGCGCCTTCTCCAGATAACTACACTACAGAAACTGAGTATCCACCTCTCTCCTGCCACCGAGTTCCCCGGTTGGATAGCGGCCTCATCGTTGGCCCAATTGAAAAAGCTTGAAATTGTGCGTTGCGCACAGGTTACATGTTTGCCTCCATTGGGGGAACTACCTCTCCTTGAAAGCCTGAGAATAGAGGATATGGACAGACTGAAATACGTGGGTGGTGAGTTTTTGGGATCTTCAACAACTGCATTCCCAAGGCTGAAGCTCCTCCGTTTTAATGATATGGAAGAGTGGGAGAAGTGGGaagtaaaagaagaagatgacGAAGAAGAAGGGAGGTCAGTAATGCCACATCTCCACTCCTTGACCACATATAAATGCCCCAAGCTGGAAAGCCTGCCCGAGCGCCTTCTCCAGATAACTTCACTACAGGAACTGAATATCATCGGCTCTCCTACTCTGCAAGATCGTTACCATGAGGAAACAGGGGAGGATTGGTCCaaaatatctcacatccagAGAG TG